The Neovison vison isolate M4711 chromosome 5, ASM_NN_V1, whole genome shotgun sequence genome includes a region encoding these proteins:
- the NAGS gene encoding N-acetylglutamate synthase, mitochondrial, which translates to MATARLAWALRATSVGGRLRGPRGPGGARRLSGSARRRTARGASPGRRLSTAWAPAQPAREGPEGAEDDLRSPAAEEQEWTPPPAPPGPPDPPGPPAGRSLVQRDIQAFLNQCGASPGEARHWLTQFQTCYHSADKPFAVIEVDEEVLKCSSAVSSLAFALAFLQRMDMKPLVVLGLPAPTAPSGCLSFWEAKAQLAQNCKVLVDELRHNAAPAVPFFGGGSVLSAAEPAPHASYGGIVSVETDLLQWCLESGSIPILCPIGETTARRSVLLDSLEVTAALAKALQPTKIIFLNNTGGLRDSSQKVLSNVNLPADLDVVSNAEWVSTKERQQMRLIVDVLSRLPHSSSAVIAAAATLLTELFSNKGSGTLFKNAERMLRVRSLDSLDQRRLVNLVNASFGKKLRDDYLASLRPRLHSVYVSEGYNAAAILTTEPVLGGTPYLDKFVVSSSRQGQGSGQMLWECLRRDLQTLFWRSRVTNPINPWYFKHSDGSFSNKQWIFFWFGLADIRDSYELVNHAKGLPDSFCKPASDPGS; encoded by the exons ATGGCGACGGCGCGGTTGGCCTGGGCCCTACGGGCCACCTCCGTGGGGGGAAGGCTGCGCGGTCCCCGAGGCCCTGGGGGTGCCCGGAGACTGAGCGGCAGCGCACGACGGCGGACGGCCAGGGGCGCCAGTCCGGGTCGCCGGCTCAGCACCGCCTGGGCGCCGGCCCAGCCCGCACGGGAAGGGCCCGAGGGCGCCGAGGACGACCTCCGCTCGCCTGCCGCGGAAGAGCAGGAGTGGACACCGCCCCCGGCGCCGCCGGGCCCTCCCGACCCCCCGGGGCCCCCGGCCGGCCGCTCGCTGGTGCAACGAGATATCCAGGCCTTTCTGAACCAGTGCGGAGCCAGCCCCGGGGAGGCGCGCCACTGGCTCACGCAGTTCCAGACCTGCTACCACTCCGCAGACAAGCCCTTCGCAGTCATCGAG GTGGACGAGGAGGTACTCAAGTGCAGTAGCGCCGTATCCAGCTTGGCCTTTGCCCTGGCATTCCTGCAGCGCATGGACATGAAGCCCCTGGTTGTCCTAGGGCTGCCCGCTCCCACGGCGCCCTCCGGCTGCCTTTCCTTCTGGGAGGCCAAGGCACAGCTGGCCCAGAACTGCAAGGTGCTGGTGGATGAGCTGCGGCACAACGCTGCCCCTGCCGTGCCTTTTTTCGGCGGCGGCTCGGTGCTGAGCGCGGCTGAGCCCGCCCCTCACGCCAG CTACGGCGGCATCGTCTCCGTGGAGACCGACCTGCTACAGTGGTGCCTGGAGTCCGGCAGCATCCCCATACTGTGCCCCATCGGGGAGACGACGGCGCGCCGCTCCGTCCTCCTCGACTCGCTGGAGGTGACCGCGGCTCTGGCCAAGGCGCTACAGCCCACCAAAATCATCTTCCTCAATAACACAGGAGGCCTGCGCGACAGCAGTCAGAAG GTCCTGAGTAACGTGAACCTGCCGGCCGACCTGGACGTGGTGAGCAACGCCGAGTGGGTGAGCACCAAGGAACGGCAGCAGATGCGGCTCATCGTGGACGTGCTCAGCCGCCTGCCGCACAGCTCCTCGGCCGTCATCGCCGCCGCCGCCACGCTGCTCACCGAGCTCTTCAGCAACAAGG GGTCTGGGACCCTGTTCAAGAACGCCGAGCGGATGCTGCGGGTGCGCAGCCTGGACAGCCTGGACCAGCGCCGCCTGGTGAACCTGGTCAACGCCAGCTTCGGCAAGAAGCTCCGGGACGACTACTTGGCCTCGCTGCGCCCGCGGCTGCACTCTGTCTACGTTTCTGAGGG GTACAACGCGGCCGCCATTCTGACCACGGAGCCCGTACTGGGAGGCACCCCATATCTAGACAAGTTTGTGGTGAGCTCCAGCCGCCAGGGACAAGGCTCGGGCCAGATGCTCTGGGAGTGCCTGCGGCGGGACCTGCAGACGCTTTTCTGGCGCTCCCGCGTCACCAACCCCATCAATCCCTG GTACTTCAAACACAGTGATGGCAGCTTCTCCAACAAGCAGTGGATCTTCTTCTGGTTTGGCCTGGCTGATATCCGGGACTCTTATGAGCTGGTCAACCATGCCAAGGGGCTGCCGGACTCCTTCTGCAAGCCAGCTTCTGACCCAGGCAGCTGA
- the TMEM101 gene encoding transmembrane protein 101 has translation MASKMGSRRWMLQLIMQLGSVLLTRCPFWGCFSQLMLYAERAEARRKPDIPVPYLYFDLGAAVLCASFMSFGVKRRWFALGAALQLAISTYAAYIGGYVHYGDWLKVRMYSRTVAIIGGFLVLASGAGELYRRKPRSRSLQSTGQVFLGIYLICVAYSLQHSKEDRLAYLNHLPGGELMIQLFFVLYGVLALAFLSGYYVTLAAQILAILLPPVMLLIDGNVAYWHNTRRVEFWNQMKLLGESVGIFGAAVILATDG, from the exons ATGGCGTCGAAGATGGGTTCGCGACGGTGGATGCTGCAGCTGATCATGCAGCTGGGTTCGGTGTTGCTCACACGCTGCCCATTCTGGGGGTGCTTCAGCCAGCTCATGCTGTACGCTGAGAGGGCCGAGGCGCGCCG GAAGCCCGACATCCCAGTGCCCTACTTGTACTTCGACTTGGGGGCGGCCGTGCTGTGCGCCAGCTTCATGTCCTTTGGAGTGAAGCGGCGCTGGTTCGCGCTGGGGGCCGCCCTCCAGCTGGCCATTAGCACCTACGCCGCCTACATCGGGGGCTACGTCCACTACGGGGACTGGCTGAAG GTCCGGATGTACTCGCGCACAGTTGCTATCATTGGCGGCTTTCTTGTGTTGGCCAGCGGCGCTGGGGAGCTGTACCGCCGGAAGCCCCGCAGCCGCTCCCTCCAGTCCACCGGCCAGGTGTTCCTGGGCATCTACCTCATCTGCGTG GCCTACTCGCTGCAGCACAGCAAGGAGGACCGTCTGGCCTATCTGAACCATCTCCCGGGAGGGGAGCTGATGATCCAGCTCTTCTTCGTGCTGTACGGCGTCCTGGCCCTGGCCTTCCTGTCGGGCTACTACGTGACCCTGGCTGCCCAGATCCTGGCCATTCTGCTGCCCCCAGTCATGCTGCTCATTGATGGCAATGTCGCCTACTGGCACAACACACGGCGCGTTGAGTTCTGGAACCAGATGAAGCTCCTTGGAGAGAGTGTGGGCATCTTTGGGGCTGCCGTCATCCTGGCCACCGATGGCTGA